TTTCTAGCTTCATCATTTTCTCAATCAATCTCTCGTATTAGTATGGCCGCTTCATGTTTGTTTTGATCAGATTCCTTAATTTATTGttcaattgattttaaatttcaagtgttaaaataaataaattaattaattttgttgaCTGATTTGGCTTTCATCTTTAGTTATGGGAGTGTTGCAAGAGGGAGAGGTGTGCTCATGGTGCCAATAATGTTTTGAAGAAAGCTATATTGATTGGAGTGGTGTGTAATTTCTATTTCTCTTtcatttccttttatttttgtcgattaatttcttatttttggtGGTTGTACTTGTGATAGTTATTGCTATATATTTATTCACAAATAATAACATTTTtatgtgatgttcagtttttaaACTCTCGTTTTCAAattataaagaatcatgttcaattttacacaaaatcatgttcaactaaatttaactacatttgttaattttgatattgttgttgttggtggtatTGTGGTTAGGATTGTTGTTATGTATGATAGTTCACAAATAATAAGATTTTTGTGCGATGTTTAGTTTTTCAACTctcgtgttcaacttataaacaaTCATGTTCAATTTTacacaaaatcatgttcaaatacatttaaattgtaaaattaatatatgttcaatatttttgtgtgatgtttagtttctcaactctcgtgttcaacttataaagaatcatgttcaatttacacaaaatcatgttcaactaatttcaacacttttgtgtgatattaattatttttattttttgaacaaTATATGATGTGATTATCTATCAATTATGTTTTGCACCAAAAACATCTATTTAATTATGTAATTTGTGTAATTGTGAAATGTTAACTCAAGTTGCATTGCTTAACTTTTGGTTGTGATATGGATTAATTTCATTAATCATAGTAATTATTATTAGCTTCATCTAATTTACGCTGATAATATCGTTGAACAaatattttgttcttttagaaATGATTAATTTGCTACTTTGTTAGGCTTGATTTTgagtgatgttcagtttttcaactCTCCTGTTCAACCTATAAAAAATcatattcaacttataaaactataatatgttcaatacttttgtgtgatattcagtttctcaagtcgtatgttcaacttatacaaaATCACGTTCAtctaaatttaacttattttttaaaaatttaacttattaaactaatatatgttcaatacttttCTGTGATGTTCGGTTTCTCAAgccttatgttcaacttatataaAATTGTgtcaactaaatttaacttataaaactaatatatgttcaatacctTTGTGTGATGTTCGATTTCTGGGTttgtaaatttaaattattgttaaaatatttaatactcGATTCTGGAGTAAATGCGTGTAAATCAATAATAGGTGACTTTTTTttagtttctaaaaaaaatcacCTATTATTCATGGTTATgttcaatttttaaaactcaatgttCAGTTTTAGAAATTTAATGTTTATACTATGTTTGATATCCTGTCAAgttcatttttaattaaaaacagaTGATCATTAATTCTTTACTAAAAGATCATTTCAGATTGTATAAGCATgtgttcattattctttactaaaaaTTGGCACTCTCTAAATATTAATGTTCAGTTTATAActcatcatgttcaacttataaaagatgatgtttaTAAAAGACgatgttcacaaataagaacacttttgaAGTTTTGAGTGATGTTTAGTTTttcaagtcttatgttcaacttatacaaaatcatgttcaactaaaattaacttataaaactaatatatgaTTAATACTTCTGTgagatgttcagtttctcaagtctcatgttcaacttataaataattatgtacagaatcatgttcaactaaagaCAAGCAACAACAGTAATAAGCGAATGTTtattattctttactaaaataTAAAAAGTGGCGCTGTCTAAATATTGTCATGTTCGGTTTATAATTcttcatgttcaacttataaaagatgatgttcacaaataagaacacttttgtgtgatgttcagtttctcaagtctcatgttcaacttataaataatcatgttcaactaaattcaacttataaaactatgatATGTTCATAAATAAGAACAGTTTTGTgtaatgttcagtttctcaagtcatATATTCAACTTGTATAGAATAATGTTCAACTAACAACATTATGATTTTTCTGCAGGAAGGAAAAAGTTAATATGAATGCGCCAACAAATGAGAAAAAAACGATTTAGAAATGGAAGATGTGGTATTAAGAGAAGCTGCAAGAATTGAAGGCGGAAGCAACAAGAAAAAATTCTGCAAATAAGGAAGCCGATAGAAAGAGAAGAGACCGGTGTAGCGAAAAAAGTGGAAGTCGAAAGGAAGCGGAAAAATTAGAAGCatatagaaaaagaaaataggCAGCAACAACTAAAATAGAGGAAACATATAGAAAATTAATGacatgttcattaaattcctTTAAATgtccattttttttgtttattatgtgtgCTTGCAGCTTACTCAAATAATGagatattttttttggaaaacaaGCGTGATaaaaagtttttttaaaaaatgaaatttaaaaatttaaaatttaaaatttaaaatttaaatttaaaattaaaattaaaaatttaaaactgcAAATTAAAAATATGAAACAGGAAGGCTGAAACTTTCAAAACGAAGCATCTGAAACGcatatgcatgcaaaattgCATGCATACCTACGCAGCCAAAAATTTGGGAGTCTCCAACTACTACCGGTGGAGTTGCTCTAATGCGACAATGTTATAGGGCACTAATAATGTCCGATTTCACAATGCCCCCTTCATCcgcaaattaattgtcacaagCTCTATTCTATTCTGTTGTAAATAATATAAAGTGGGTAAAAACACTTTCTTATTTTGGGAAAGTATTTGTCCCATATTGGTAGGGAAATAAAATTTTGTCATGTTTAAATAGTATAATGTGGGTTGTTGTTTGGAGTGCTATCCATAGTATTGTCTGTTCATGAGTTTCTatagtaaaaaagaaaaaacttgATCACTTTGGCAGAGAAAGTAAAATTGgtttgaaaatttatttatgttttcatttCATATTGACCATTTAAACAAGAGCCATAACTACAGAGTACAGATTGATGAGACAAAAGTTTAGATCTTCCATCAAAACCACTGCAATCTAATTAACCAAATCAACAACtgctaaataaaattaaaaagtgtcAGATAAGGTAAAACATTATCCTCTATACAACCCAGAAATAGCAACATAGCTCTCCTACTTGTCAAATCCGAGTCAACCACCGAGTCAACCTAACGCGGTTGGTGAATTGTCCTTGGACTCACTTTCACACTCTTCATGACCTTGGGCGCTTTCTCGAAGTATTTCGGCGCTTCAACTGTTCTTCCTCCAGATTCATTCCACTTCAACGCCGCCATTGAAATCAGCTCCTTCTTCTCCTCCGCCTCCACTTTCTGTTCTTCTGCAGAAATttcaaaacacacaaaaatgtCAAAAAAACGAAAAGCTTCAATCAATTAAAGTAAAATGATATGAGCAATAGaaatcaaaacataaataacatCAATTGGACGAGTGATTTTGAACTTCACCTTTTGGGAGATGGAGATCGAAGGCATCATCGAAATCAGGGAGATCAAACTCGTCAATCTGACAATCACCATCGACATCAACATCATCAAAGCAATCTTGAAGCCAGTAATCTCGGAAGCAAGGGGAGGAGTGAACAAGGTCCCACCACTGATCGGAGAAATCTTCGACCGTCTGATACGATCTCATCGGGACGAAGATCGGAGCGTTAGGATTCAACCTTGATGATCGAGGAGGTGATTGAGGATGAAGAACATCCATTGTTGATAGATATTTTTTTCTAAGGTTTGAGATATTTTTAGGGGTTTGGTGAGATGTTGATGATAGAATTTGGGAAATGATTTTGAGATAAAGTATGGATAATGTAAGATAATGGAAAAGTGATGGGGTTTATTTATAGGAAAGGGGGTGAGAAAGAGGGCATGAACTTTGGTAAATTTACAGAAATGACATTTGGACAGGAAGGAAATGGGAAACCCGTGGGTCGGTGGATAATACCGGaatagttgttttttttttattgaaaaaaaaacttCGTTAATGTTAATGATTCATCCTAATCTTAATTAGTGTTATTATTTTGGGGTAATTTGGATTGTCCAATGTTAGGAAGGTTGTAGTCTTGTAGAGGTTGTCCATGCTATAACTGGGTATCAAATTATACTCTGTTTATGATAAAAATTGCACTATATAAGGTGAAAAGTGTAATTACTTATTGGCTAGATCTTAGCTAATTATTGTTGttcttaaaaaaaaaggtaatagAGAAATTTGTTTGATAAAATAGATTATAATGGGGCTGAAAATACAACTCAATTCGTCCCGTATATACCGTTTTATATGTATTTACCTGTTAGATCATGTCAAATAATATGTTAGTTGGGTATGTAAGAGATAAGTGACATAACATTAGTCTGACCGTTAGTAAACTGTAGGACGATCTTCTGAAATGGAAAATAAATaatgataattttttatttttatttatattttgatgGAATCAATATTGACAATTGGCTTTCGTTGTACTAATATAAAAATTCTAAGCAATTACATATTCAATTATGATTGAACATCCTTTATCCACACTCCCGTGTAAAACTCGAATTGGCTGAGATAAACTATAGCATTGAGCTAAATTACACTCATTAACATGAGACGAAAAAGCATCAAAATAACCAGCGGGCAAGAGCAAGGATCTCTCGAACAACCATTCAAAGATAACAATTTATTAAACTAACTAATTGCAAGCTTTC
This sequence is a window from Spinacia oleracea cultivar Varoflay chromosome 1, BTI_SOV_V1, whole genome shotgun sequence. Protein-coding genes within it:
- the LOC110795185 gene encoding protein EARLY RESPONSIVE TO DEHYDRATION 15, whose protein sequence is MDVLHPQSPPRSSRLNPNAPIFVPMRSYQTVEDFSDQWWDLVHSSPCFRDYWLQDCFDDVDVDGDCQIDEFDLPDFDDAFDLHLPKEEQKVEAEEKKELISMAALKWNESGGRTVEAPKYFEKAPKVMKSVKVSPRTIHQPR